From the Porites lutea chromosome 5, jaPorLute2.1, whole genome shotgun sequence genome, the window TTCGTCTTTCCATGTAGGCAGGTGATTCTTAAAAAAATGGAAGTTCGTTTTTTCATCCAAGTTCCCTCCTTTTAATTCAACTCTTGAAATTCAAACATGCTTTACAGAAAACTGAACTGACAGAgaagttgttttttctttatgtacAAGTGTTTCTCCATAAACTCAAATCCTTTTGCAAAACGGTTTCTTTTTCAATTCGAGTTCCTTCTAGATAATTCGAAGTAGCAGATCTCTTAATTCTCTCTGTTCAAAAACTGACATTTAACGAACAAGCAGCTGTTTactgaaaaaggaaaatccACATGTTATATTTGTGTATTCCTATTTAGACTTGAAAGGGAAATTGTTTTTACTAACACTTATAAAACTGAAACCGGAGTGTAGTGATTTCTTTGACTTTAAACGGCGATACTTGAAATCTGAAGAAACATTTTGAGACTAAAGAATATTTCGCCTGTATCATGTGTGtgttaaatttgaaaaaaaatgtttataattCGCTTCTTTTTAACATTCAAAAGCTGCAACAgaatattttctaaaaaaatcatccataaaaaatgatttaaaatctGCAGCACAACTCAAGATAACGGAATGTAAAACGAAGGTCTACATCCCTGAAAACTGACGAATAAAATCTGTAGAAGTGACTTTGCTGTGTTGCTTTGGAAGCGTCAACTCTAGAAACGCCATTAAATTTAATCTTCAGTCTAGCTACACCCTCAAACAAGTGTTGAAAGTACCTTGATTGAAAAAAGGGCAAAGCATATTTCTCAGTGTGGTGgtgttttctgtcaaaaaaagtttaaaggttTAGAAATTGGGTATAGCCCAAGTACAGTTACCTAAAAAATAAACGGTCAAAATAAAATGACCTCACTGTGTACGCCCAGAACAGATGAAATTTCAGATCGAGAATAATTCaatgaaaatgttttcttttaacaGGTTGACATGAATAACGAAACATCGTGGCTTCTTACCACTGCGACTTGGAATAAATCATCTTTTAACAATGATACAGAAACAACTGGTCCCACCATCTACGTCTTTACGCCTGCTCCATACGCGGCAAAACAAGTCCTCTACTTCCTCCAGGCTTTTCTTGGCGGAACTGGATTTGTAGGTTGCTGTCTCATCTTTTACTTTTTGTGGAAAAAGCCCAAACCAAATCCACTACAGGCACACTCCTTTGCGAAGAATCTAACCATGTATGTAAGAAGTCTTTGCTTGTCAGACCTGCTTTCTTGTGCGGTATCCTTGCCTCTTGTCTGTTTGCAGATGTCGTTCGATGTGTTCCAAAGCGGCTGGGCTTGTAAGATAGTTCGATACCTAAACTTCGTCTTTCCTGTCATCACAATCAACATTCTAGTAGTGATAAGTCTCGAGAAGTATTTGTCAACTCGCCCTATCCCACGAACATTTCGTGTATCGACAGTGCGGAAAATGATTATAGCAGCATGGTTATTAGGAATTCATGTGATGCTGTTTCCCGCAGCCACGTACGATGGAATACGAGTCGACCTTAACGACACTCATTACACTGTCATATGCCGAAATGTTGAGCTTTTCTATCCGTTCAAAATAACCCTTATTCTCTTCCCAATACAATTCCTACTTCCCACTGTATTCATCATATACGTTAATGTATCTTTAATAAGAACTGTATGGATAAAGCGTAAAAGACAACTTTCTTGTAATATGAACAATGCGTTCAAGAATCATTTGAGAGCCACAAGAATCAAAGGAATATCTCTTCTTATAGCCCTGACATTCGCCTTTATTTTTCCCTTCTCTCTCTTTATAGTCAATACAGCTTATACACAGATTGCTAAACCACAACGTGATTTCTCAACTGACTATATGATACGTTATGGTTCTGGCAGTATAGCATTTCTAAACCCTCTGTTAA encodes:
- the LOC140938367 gene encoding probable G-protein coupled receptor 19 — encoded protein: MNNETSWLLTTATWNKSSFNNDTETTGPTIYVFTPAPYAAKQVLYFLQAFLGGTGFVGCCLIFYFLWKKPKPNPLQAHSFAKNLTMYVRSLCLSDLLSCAVSLPLVCLQMSFDVFQSGWACKIVRYLNFVFPVITINILVVISLEKYLSTRPIPRTFRVSTVRKMIIAAWLLGIHVMLFPAATYDGIRVDLNDTHYTVICRNVELFYPFKITLILFPIQFLLPTVFIIYVNVSLIRTVWIKRKRQLSCNMNNAFKNHLRATRIKGISLLIALTFAFIFPFSLFIVNTAYTQIAKPQRDFSTDYMIRYGSGSIAFLNPLLNFIIYFAQMKDFRELLRKRFFPKKE